The nucleotide window ggttcaATACAGGGCTACTTTATTAAATTCAAACTTaactttaaagcgacctgcagaggtgaaacctaagtgcaggaACTAACAACAGGCaatcagcttgccctacagctcttgggcaaccagcccctgctggagccaagggcaagccctttttgcttacccctgccctggccacaccttataggtgagtagggaggccttcctacgTCACCCAGCCCCGGGGCCATagaacccttgggtggatgaggtaagttggccccaaaagcagcccatatcctgtcttcgggccgtaaaaccctgacagacaggcaTCTGGAACCACccttcacctccaaaggtgcctaagggggccacctagctgtcgttactaatttcccctcccgcactttactgccacaaaaaggggacaaatctctatttagtccccttttccccactgtgtagaagaacttccagcagactcctctgcaggtcttgtaaAAAGATGTTGTTCCCTGTGTCTGACAGGTGAACACCATTGGCtctatagagttcaaccctagaatgctgtatgagcggatgtggaatgggcaacccaccatccccaagaagcaccaaccgaatctgtcggttgaccctcttacGTGCCCAGTCTATCCCCTTGGGGTTCCAAACTCCACACCATTCCCTGCGTGGCagaatgtctgaccaaagcagacaaactgaaggccaatgCTGCCTTATAACGTGCATGTTGCtacatgcctgaacagtaagggccctgcccttaagtaaacccaggtcattacctcccaggtgaatgaccaaaatgtgcggaacttcacgcactaacccttgccggaacagggcaggtaggagcccatcccagcacaaccctcgccagccaagccattgtacagtagctcgttgactgagccccagctgcaagCCCATCTGAGATGATGCGGCCCTACGGcccacccagaaaatcatgctgtggccacagattaggatgcgcatctgctccgtccccctccggcaacctgccaaaacaaggcaatGCCATTAGGCTTCCGAATTACTATGCCCACTCATGGGGTGGACATAACTCCGATAGGCCCCAGaagcccaccttccaacagcttgcagcctggccaGTGGGAAACCCAGCCCCGCTGCTATGGAagccgctccaattctaaaagagtgggtcccaaaagCTGATGGGTCTATTCTTAATCCGTGCAGAGCCTTCTtagtaagtgcccaaaattgatattcAGTGAGAGGATCACCGTTcctgtgaataaataaatatccactccCTGCTCCTCTAGCTATCATAAAGGTTTGCAGGGCCTgcactgggcaaatgtgtggcaaaggGGAAGGAGCTAAAATAACAGTCCGTCCTCTACTCCTCTGGTCAGTCTTAGAGTGATGTAACATGAGGTAAGCGCTTCCTGCTTTCATGTTGATATCTGTAATTAAAAAGGCGTGCTGCGACTGGTCCAACTTAGACCCAGCCACCACTTCTCCAATCCGAAATGCCCAAAAAAATaatgtaagggacactgcttgaaatagctGGATTTCATAACTGGAAGAACATACTGCTGAccattggctcatgagtttctctAAAAGCTCTGGAGATATAGGATGGCAGTGATCAGGGGCAGCTGGGCGCTCCCTAGCCCATCCAgccaacatgcggcggacccGAAAATCCATGGAATGATCTTACAAACCCTGTGCCTTAGCTAGAAAGGAAAGTCCAGCTAGCTTACCTTGTAAGGCTCGGACTGACAGGCCCTGCCTCTTGCCATCCACCAGAAATTCCAGCAGCTGACTCACCGGAATGGGCCACTGGGGCGTGTATCCCTTGTTGGCCCAAAAGTTCTccattgccctacctgctctttgGTAGCcggcgagcatgctgggggcaatggataggcttatggccctctccgactccgctctccaatctcccaaattgcaGGGGGCATGgcatctggctgagccctggccaacggcgccagctgacggaaacggtccatctggttccatgacagagcatcagcaacactattgtcaatgacAGGAACATGCCACGCccaaaaaagaacattaaaacgcaggcactggagaacaaaagcccggactaGGCCCATAACCTtggtgttcctggatgtaagagagttgataacgTGAACTATGGCCtcattgtcacaccaaaaatgggCAGTAGAGTTTTGcagcctctctgcccataaatGTACTGCCAGCACaatgggaaagaattcaagaaaggtTAGGTCCTTAACCAGTAACTTCTCCACCCAAACCTGAGGCCATTGtgcattacaccaggaagacccaaatatCACTCCAAAACCATAAGACCCAGATGCATGCAAACAAActtgcagctctgcttccaggagCCGTTCATGTCTCCCAAAAGAGACCCCATTATAGTCCTGCAAAAAGGAGGACCAAATTGTTAGGTCGGCGCATAACGCAGCTGTAACCCGGAATCGATGATTTTGACAACCCcatcatagcatcatagacgCGCCTCAAAAAGGCCCATCCGGGtgcaacaaccctgcaagcaAAGTTCAGGTGTCCAGCTAGCTCTTGGAGTGTATGAAGAAGAACTTTCTTAGCCCCGACTACTTCCCTGATCTTGACACACAAAAGATATTTTTTTTTCCATGGGGAGCCGGCAACTCCTGGGCAGGGCCCTCCATCTTCTCTAAGGCCAAAGGGACTCCAAGTTCCATGGCAAGCTCACTAAATTGTGACATTAAGTGCTGACACTCACCTGTGTTTGCCCTACCAGCAAAAAGGAAGTCATCCAGATAATGCACTACCAGAAAAGAGCTAAATAGCTCAAAAACAGTGCAAGAAATTGAGCATCTCATGGGCAGGGCCCTATCCATATAGAAATGCCCCAAAAAGGTGAAGCCCAGGAGCTCAAAATCTGCTGGCTGAACTGGCAGGAGACGGAAGGCGGACTTGATATCACACTTCCCCATAAAAGCCCCTTCACCACAGGAACGCACCATGCACACTGCAGTGTCCAGGGACGTGTAGTGTACAGAACACAAATTATCTGGgatgaaatcattaactgacatcCCTTGTGGGTAGGACAAATGGTGAATGAGCCTAAATTCCCCGGCTGCCTTTTTGGGCACGATGCCCAAGGGAGACACCCTAAGGTTAGAAATAGGGGGAGACAGAAATGGGCTGAGAACTCACCCAGCCTGCACTTCTTTATCAATTTTCTGCTGCACTAAGTCCTCCTTTCCCACAGTGGATTGGAGGTTGCGAGATCGAAAAGTGAAACGTGGGCCAGTGTAGTGAATTCGGAAGCCTAATGAAAAACCATCTGACAAAAAATGTGCGACCCCTTGGTTCGGATAACTGTCCAGGAGGTTTTCTAAAGCAGTTAAATTAATtgaggaggggcccttttccttgattgcCCCCTGCAGGGGGCTGTTTTCGGCCTCCCTGATAGTCCCTACCCCCGCCCTTAAAGGGCCTGTTTCTGGTGCAAGTCGCACTTGAGTGCATTGCCCCACATATAGAGCACTCGCGTCGAAAACGGCACGGGTTCCGGGTACAGGATCCACGGGCATTAAATTCCCAGCAGAACAGCCATTGTTGAACCCCTTGTCCTGCATTACTGCAGGGCATGGGAGCCGACTGCTTGCCAagtaaatgcccactatctgATCTGTCCCCAGTCATGGCGCGCGCTGCTGCCATGAACTGCAACCATAGCTCGGGCTCCTTCCTATCCCAGGGGAGTGTCCTATCAAAAGCCACCCGCATACAGAAGCCTTCATTGTAGGATAACCAGGCCAGGCCAGAAAACTCTATATATGCCCTGTAAATAATATCTAAGTATTTCATCATAAGGGGGCCCTTCAAGGGATGTTTTTCCATGACTACCCCTGCATAGATCATGTAGGCCAGCAATCAATTATGCCAAGTCCTTTCAACCCGTTTATGTTTGGGTCTCTCTGGCTCAACATCTCCATCCCCAACTTTATTTCTCTTGGGCAGTTCCCTGTAAAGAAGCGCGAACAAGTCCACATACTCCCCCTGCCAAATCCTCTCCTTAGTTGCAGAGAGGAGGAGAAATCCCAATGAAACAGACGCCTCCCCAAAAGGGATGGCACCTGCAGCCATTAAACTAAAAGGGTCAGTAACTCCCACAGGCACTGAGACAGCATCTTGTGGCTCTGTCGCTGTAGCGGGATGCTGTAGGGCCACCATGCTGGAGGGGGCAGCTGATAAAGCTGAATCCCCCCCCAGTATGCTGCCAAACTTGTTGGCAAGCCATTTGTAAAGGAAGTGGCCTATTTTCCTGAGCAGCAGGAAATCCCTGCCTTACGTGTGGTGTGGAGCGGACTGGAGTGGAGGATTGTCCCTCCTGTCTTGGGGCCCATGACCCCCAGGGCGGCCAGCCCCATCCCAACCACCCTGCCTCCAGCGCATCCAACCTGGCCAGAATCAATGAAGCAACATTAGTATCAGCACCCGCTTGTTGGCCATATGTGTGCCTACCTCGTGCCTTGGCCCTTCTGGGCCTGTACATAGCTGCCGTACCTGCAGCTGTCCCCTCCCTTGCATTCGACCACCTATCTGGTGGGCCAGCTTTCTGCTTCTCCAGCATCTCTAGCCATGCCAAAATGGCTGCCCAAGGCTGCGCCTCGTCTTCCTCCAAAGACAGTGCCACCGGGAAGGGGTGCTTGGGTGGAGGCTTGCTAgccttccctttccctttagGGCCCCCTAAACCTTTCTTGGGGGGCATTATTTGTGTTAAAAACCACCCACTGTACTCCTGAAGTGAAGGCTCCGCCCCCCTTACAGATGGCCAGCACCCTTCAAAATATTATGATTAACAATAATATTTTAACTATTGAATATACTGCAAGCAGGCTCCCTGACAAGCTTAGCTTGAATATAATGTTATGCTTGTGTAACTGTATGtgaagggggggagaaacagGCACCCTGCTGTGCCTAGCACAGCAGGTGGCACCCAGCCTCTAAGGCCCAGGCACCTGCCCCGCTGCCTGTATGTCTCCGCTGGCTGGGAGGCTGGTCCTTAAGGCCTAAAGCCACCCTCGCTCCAGTTGGCAGCCGCGGTAAGAACAGCCACCAGAGCCATGGCTATTAACTGCCACCAGGCTTGGCCCAACTGCTCCTTCACCGCCGCCGCCGCTACTGCAATGAGGCCTACAGGCCTAGAAAACGCTGACTCTCGCCACCCAAAATGGCGCCGACCAAGCAGCCAAAGAAAATGGCCACCGCAAGTTAATGAAATGTCCCTCGATGATCCTCCTCTCTTTGTCCTCGTCGTGAGCCAAGAGGAAGCCAAAGGGTGCGGcccgggcttaaataggcccattggCTCCGCCCCCTCCATGCGGCACATTGCACATCATCTCGGCGCGACACGCGACGTTGCCCTTACTTCCgatggcttctgcggcttcaccctgGGCTGCAATTGTGCTTGCCGCTCCCCAAGTTTCTGGTAAGTGGAGCTACATAGAAGTGCAGAATTTGCAGTTCCCGAACCTCTGAGAATTCTAGGAGAAGACATTCTGTCAAGAGACGATTGATTAGCTATTCTTTGCTCCTTCACGTTCATGTTTCCTATGGAAGGAACAGGAGGACAGCTGTTAAACTCAGAGCATGATATATTAATGCCTGGAGCAACAGTGTTTTAATTttagcttattattattattaaaaatctaaGAAGTTAGAATAGGGAGGGAACAAAATGTTCTACTGTATAGGGTGTGAATCCCTTCCCCTGAATAGTTTAGGgccttctttgaaattcctcctaataaacctCCAATTCACTGTACATTAAATTTTGGTGGTAGATCTTCATGCCAATGGTAGACCTCTTGGTTTTAGAAATTATACAACAGTTTCCTTTAATTCCTTGTTTATGTTCAAATATCCAGGAAAAATATCCAGAAAAAAAGAACTCCCATAAGTTGATGTACTTGTATTTATGCCAGATTCATGGATAGTGAAACAGTTCACGTGCAGGAAAGAGTGACTACATGTGGAAGAGAGAATATCACAGATGGGGTTGGGGTAGAGAGAGATCAAGCAGgagaaatccttttttttttaatgtaaagaaTTAATTAGATATTGCCCTCCTCAGATAGATAATTATCCATAGATATTGTCAGTTGTTCTATCTCTTGCAGATTTCCCTTGAGTACAGAATGTGCAAGAAGCATATGGAATAGGTGAGTTATTAATCACCTCAccaaggaaatactgatattcaTGTATAAAGGGAAGCTCATATACAAAGGATTCTTTCAGATTTCATATGTGTCTTTCTTTGTGTTTATCCGGGAATACAAAGGTGGGtgtgatttcatttcatttatatataaCAGAAGATGAACTGAAATATCTCTTTGAACCTATAAACTCCAAATGAAATGAGGTTGTGTCCTTCTGCTTTGGAGAAGGAGATATGAAGGTAGAAAGGAAGATCTGACAtgttgatgctgaaattcaaaagGTCATTTTGTCTTCTCCAGATCTCAAATTTCCATGACAAAGACTTGAGCACTGCTTTGTATAAAATAAAGGAACAGTAGTACTGTATCATCACAGTGGAAAGTTAGATAGTTAGGACAAAACAACACaatattttaaagcaaattgcacATTGGATGCTAAAACACTGGATCAAGTACATATATCTGTAAATCAGTCATGACTACCACATTAAAGGTATGTGATAtattactgttttattttattaatgttaTACTTAGCCATGCtatttattatgtatgtatgtatgtatgtatttatttaataaaataaaataatcatttattttattaatgttaTACCTAGCCCCTCCCCAGCAAATATAGATATCATTAAGTTAGAACCTTGAAATTTTCCTGAACTATCTTGTGCAAAAGGTCTGAAAAAAGTCACCTGTGGAAAAGACCAGAATGACATCATAATAATCATCTAAATATATatcaataaatctaataaatcccTTGGGAGGATTCATGCCTCTGTAATTCTAATGGTGCAAAGGCATATATGGCAGTTCCATTAGGCAGCCAGGCCAAACCCACCTTTTATCGAGTTTGTTTTCCATTAGCAAATTGTCAGTGGCTAGAATCATGAAGTCTTGTACGAGTTGGTGAGCAGATGTTTAAGAAAGATGATGTACATCTGGATGCACATCTAAATGTACTAGGAAAGGATAGTATCTTCATTTAGACATTTACCAAATATACATCCCATTTAATGCCGTTGACATCAGTCTTGGGATCCAAGACATCACAACCATTATGATTTGGCATAAATTGGCTTTTCTGCTTGCAGTCATTTGAAAgcacagaagagaaaaatcaaacatACATAACTGAATTCATTTTGCTGGGATTTGGAGATCACCATGAGGTACTGCAGATTCCACTTTTCCTCTTGTTCCTTCTCATCTATTTTTTGACTATGGCTGGGAACATCCTCATCATTCTGCTCATTGCCACTGATCGACACCTTCACACCCCCATGTACTTCTTCCTTGGGAACCTCTCATGCTTGGAGACCTGCTGTAGCTCAAATATCTTGCTAAGGTTGTTGTCCAGTTTCCTTACAGGGAGGAAGACAATTTCAGTCAATGCTTGTTTTGTGCAACtttatttgtttgcttctttAGGATCTGTGGAATGCTACCTATTATCAGCAATGTCCTATGACCGGTACATAGCTATACGTAAACCTCTCCATTATGTCAAAATGATGAATGGCAAGTTGTGTCTCCAACTGATTGCCACCTCTTGGATTAGTGGTTTTCTGGCAAGTACTCTGCCAGTGATTTTAATCTCCAAGTTAGGTTTCTGTATTAGCAATAAACTTGACCATTTCTTTTGTGACCCCTTTGAAATCATAGAATTGTCTTGCAGTGACACACACATATTAAAACTGATTATACATGTTGTATGCTCTATGGTCACCGTTCCTCCATTTACATTGACCTTAACATCATACTTGTTCATCATTGTAGCGATAATGAAAATCCCTTCCACCACAGGGAAACAAAAGGCATTTTCCACCTGTTCCTCTCATCTCTTGGTAGTTATAATTTTCTATGGCACACTGATCAGTGTCTATGTGATACCAAACACAAACAGACTGAATGGCCTTCACAAAATCTTCTCTGTCTTCTACACCATCCTGACTCCCATCCTCAATCCTATCATATATAGTTTGAGAAATAAAGAAGTAAAGGATGCCTTGAGAAGACTCATCTCATTCCTAGTagtgcaaacacagaagaaaagtCAGAAATGAACCTAATGTTTTCATTTCTTAAAAGTGCTTTCAGTATGTGATAGTTAAAATAAAGTCTAGTAATATATTTTTCATGTAGTATTATCACTTGGTAGGTTAATTTTCAATTGTCAAAGGAATGTCTTTTAAAATAAGGTGATATGTATTCAATTTCAAACATAAACATTCGTTTATTAACATTTATGCTTATAAATATAAACATTTTGTGTGCATATGAATACTTTGAACCATTATATACATTAGACAgaatggtgtagtgattagactAGGACCTGAAAGACCAGAGTTGAAATCCTGATTCAGGCATGAAGCTCTCGGGATGACCTTGTCCAGTCAATGTCTTTCACAcagagttattgtgaggataagataGAGGTGTGGAGAaagatgtacaccaccttgagcttcttggagacaTAGTAGCATTGTAATAATAaattaacaaaatttatgtaAACAATGAATGGGAGATTTCAATGTTCAGAACTGAGCTACTTATTTcctattaaaatgtatatatatatatttttcctaaGAAAATAATTCTATTTTCTGGGTGAATGTTGAATAGGGATATAGGAAAAAATAGTGGTGACTACTTGGGCTACACTAGAGAGAAATGAACTAACCAATTAAAGGAAATAGCATTCATTTATAGTTTATATTTTGACAAATATCAAATGCAACACGTCCAGCTGACATATTGGTACATAGACATTGCAAGTAGTGGCCTCAGAGAAGTACAATTAATGCAAATCATCTATCATGCAATTGGTTAGTATTAGGTCACATACAGCATGGAATGCAATAAACTTCTATCTCATCTGTGAGCTCAGCACACTCACACCGAGGCTTTTGTGTGAAGCAGATGATATTTGCTTTACCAGATGTACCATAAGCCAATGTAGGACATGCCCAGGCTGTGGAAGTCTCTCGTTGAAGTTGCTGCAAACAACAAGGGGGAAAAACCCTTAAAACTCTACTGAATAGCTCGCCAAAAACAATAACACAGTATTCTGTAACATGGGGAAAATACAAATCTGATGTTTAGAATTGTTAGGAAGGAATTAAAAATGAACAATCTTCATGTCATCATAGAAGATGCAGAACAGATGTTCCCAGAGAGAAATAAAAATATTCCTTGCTGATttctttccctcttctttctATAAATGACCCACAGTTATCTGATTTATCTAGATCCAATATTTAACTGTGAGAATGGATGTAagattctttcttcttctttgagATGATAAGATAACTATAACATGTTTAAGCAAATACTGTATAGCACAATATACATTCATCTAGTGAAGCACCCGAGAGGATTTTGCCTCCCTAACCCTGAAAAAGGTAAAATTAAGTTTGCATGGAAGTTGGAAACCATCACTTTATTTGTCACGTAAAGGCctagccatggcactgaaactgccttggtcacctttTTTGATaacatttgttgggagagagatagggggatgTTCTGTGTTCTGTGTTAGTTTATTGCATTACAGCCACTGGCCATTGCAATGGCATGCAGATAAAAGGTAAGACTTAAAACTAAACATAAAAGAGTACATAGTACACAAAATTTAGGGAGATACATGATGCACAGAATTTGGTATATTACACAAGAGGCTGCAAGGCAAGCAGAAAGACTCTTTCCTGCTTTATGTCGGAACGGTTTTTGCGTAGGCAGCTCTCAGTTTCTTAGCCGCAAAGGCAAAGTTAGCTACGGCCAGTGTAATGTAGCTAGTTGTGTCACCCAGAAGGATGTTAACTAATTCCCCAGGGTGCCCGCCCCCGTGAGAGTTTATAATTGAAGCTAAAAATTTTCTTCTGGGGCAGTGCAGCATATAATGAATGATGTCCTCAACTGCCCGACAGCCTAAAATACAAAGCCGCTGAGAGTGGGGTATCTTCTGGTATCGCCCTTCCAGGAAAGCTGAGGGCATTGTTTGGAACCAAAGTTCCGTAAAAGCTTTCCGGAGGGGGGCACGAGTGATTGTCTCAAAATATTGACAGAGAACATGGTTTGGCTTAAAGTCTGGGTACcatggagagaagggggaggtagCGATCGTGGCCCTGTCTTGGTTTGCATCCAGATCAAAAACTCGATTCTGGAGCGCAATGGGAGGGAGAGTTAGTAAATCCTCCCCGTTGAGCTCATATGCGGCCAAAAGGGCTTGGTAGCGTTGGCTCTCCAGTTTAAGCTGCTCCTGCCAGCAGAGCCTGGCTATGGTGGCATCATCCCTTAAAAGGGTTTTGCGCCAGAATCTCAATGTGGCCAAATCGGCTCTGGCCGACAAGGAGGGGAGGCCTAGCTCGGCTCTCATGTGGGCTGAGGGCACTCCAGGCAGAAGCCTGGTGATCTGCTTCACTACAGAGTTTTGGAGAACCTCGAGTTTCGACTTGACTGCCAAGCCCCAAAGTTCTACACCATAGAGAATCTTTGGCAGTACTTTGGCTTGGTAGACTTTTAACATAGGTTTAACCAGTTGGCCCCCAAGAGAGTAAAACAATCTGCGAATTTGGGCGCAGGTTCTGACACTTAGGAGTTTGGTTTCGTCAAAATGCTTCTTCCAATTGGCGTTGTGGCTAAAATGTAggcccagatatttaaaggaccTAActtgctctagccattgtccatttATTTGCCATCTAGGGGTGGACTTCCTATTCTTCCCACACACCAAAATTTTGGTTTTAGAGTGGTTTATCACAAGGGAATGTTCCTTGCAATAATCAGCCAGCTGCAATAATGCTCTTTTCATGCCGATTTCGGTTATGGACAGTAGCGCTAGGTCATCTGTGTATAACAGGATGGAAATTTTCCTGACGCCAACTGCAGGGGGAAAGTGGGCTGGGAAGATAGGGCAGGAACTATCCCGTTCATATAAAAATTAAATGGAAAGGGGGCTaatacacatccctgttttactccccTTCCCACGGGGATTGGACAAGAGAGAGCTCCACTAAGTCCCAGGTGTACTTGCAGATAGTTATCCTGGTGCAATGCCTTTATTAACCAAAGGAGCCTCTTATCCACATTTGTTTGGCCCAGCTTGGACCAAAGAAGGTCTCTGTCTATTAAGTCGAAGGCCATTGAGAGATCCACAAAAGCCACGTAAAGGGAATTTGATGGCGCGGATGCTGACTTCCTAATTAGGTGATATAAGATGTGCGCTTGATCTATTGTGcttcttccttccctgaagcCAGCTTGTTCTTGTGGATTACGTTATTGTGGGTGTCCCAAGAGAGTAGTTTATTTAATAGATAGTGGGCGTATAATTTAGATGTTACGTTGAGTAGGCTTATTGGCCTGTAGTTCCGGGGGTCAGTTGGATCACCCTTTTTGTATATCGGGACTACGATACTAGTGCGCCACCCTTTTGGGATGTTAGCAGTAAAATTAATTGCAGAAAAAAGGGTGGCTAGAATGGGGGTCCACCAGGAGGGATCTAATGTGAAGATCTCTGGGGGCAGCATATCCTCTCCCAGGGCCTTGCCTGTCTGGAGGGTTGCAATTAACTCTTCAATCTCAGAGCAGGTAACCAGGGGCCAAGTTGGAAGGGGGATGGGAGACGTATCTTCGGAAGGGCTGTAGGGAAGAGGAGTGAGGGTCTCAAAGATGGCGCGAAAGTGCGCCACCCAGGCTTCCGGGAGAATGGGGGGGATGTTTACATACAAATTTTGACAGAGCCCCTCGTGGATTATCTTCCAGAAGTTTATGTCATTATTTTGAAGAAGGGCTAAGCCAAGGGCACACCAGTTGTTGGCGATgaaggtttgtttcttgtccctgagcagctctttatattgttttttaattaatatcaGGGACTCTACCGTCTCGGGTATTGGGTTGCATTTTACCTGTCTAATTTGGGCctggatttcttttttctttgttctacACTCGGCGTCAAACCATGTCCTAGGAttggctgacttttttttttttgccttggaTGGTTACGAGGGTCTTTAAATCTACTGTGATCTGGTCATATATTCCAAAAATGGTCTGTGCGCTGGCCGTGGCTGCCAGGTGCATATCTAGCATATGCTGCGACTGCAGGTAGTGGGCTACATTAGACCCAATTGTAATTGACCACTTAAGATGGGTTCGGCCAATAAGAGAGCCCACTTGGGAATTTGGGGACATATGTGGGGGCGGATAGATGTTGTTGTTAAGGGCTAGCCTGAGCAGGAAGTGATCGCTGTCTGCTCTAGGGTCAACTGAGAATTCCTTGACCAATGGGGCCAAGGATGGAGATCCCAGGACATAGTCCACAACACTCGCCCCTTTGTCGGTGACGTAGGTATAGAAGCCCCTTGAGGCATCAAGCGCTGAGCCATTCAGGCACAGCAATTGGAAATTTACTAACCAGTGTGCTAGTGCTTGCCCCTTCCTATTTGCAATTTTGTCCCAGGATTTCCTCACTGGGTGAGTACTAGGGGGGCAATAGGGGGTACCAGGATCCAGGGCAGAAATGCCCATTCTAGCATTGAAATCTCCGCAGATGAGTAGCTGGTATTGGGGATATTGGCTTAGCAGGCCTTCAATGTAATTTTCCATTTCCAGCCACATGAGGGCTGCGCGACAATAGGGTTGAGGAGGAAAATAAACATTGAGGCAAATAATGGTGCGTAACCCAGGGAGAGAAAGGATTAGTGGCAAACAGATATCTGGGGGTGTGCCAGGTGGCGTGGCTATGCGGCTGTCCATGGTTGTAATAACCATGGTTGCTAGGCCGCCGCTCCCTCAGCCTCTGGCAAAGGTCTTTTTAACTGGTTTTTCCCATACCTTGTAACCCTGTAGGGTAAGAGGGTAAGAGTCCAGGAGCCAAGTCTCTTGTAAACAGATGATTTCAAAGCGGTGGAGGTAATCCATAAACTCTTGGTCGTTCATCTTATTCCTCCAGCCGGCTATGTTCCATGAAAGTAAATTCACTGTAGAGGATGTTTGGCTACCTGGGCGGTGGTCAGGAGGTGTGGAGGGGCCCCTAAGACTGGAATTGGGGCTGGAGTGTGCTAGAGCCACATTTGGTCAGTTGGCCTCAGGAAGAGCCTGCATTGGGGCCATTGTCTGTGCTTCAGCGCTGAGTGAGGGGGGACTCAG belongs to Rhineura floridana isolate rRhiFlo1 chromosome 11, rRhiFlo1.hap2, whole genome shotgun sequence and includes:
- the LOC133367720 gene encoding olfactory receptor 8U9-like is translated as MAINCHQAWPNCSFTAAAATAMRPTGLENADSRHPKWRRPSSQRKWPPQVNEMSLDDPPLFVLVVSQEEAKGCGPGLNRPIGSAPSMRHIAHHLGATRDVALTSDGFCGFTLGCNCACRSPSFCTEEKNQTYITEFILLGFGDHHEVLQIPLFLLFLLIYFLTMAGNILIILLIATDRHLHTPMYFFLGNLSCLETCCSSNILLRLLSSFLTGRKTISVNACFVQLYLFASLGSVECYLLSAMSYDRYIAIRKPLHYVKMMNGKLCLQLIATSWISGFLASTLPVILISKLGFCISNKLDHFFCDPFEIIELSCSDTHILKLIIHVVCSMVTVPPFTLTLTSYLFIIVAIMKIPSTTGKQKAFSTCSSHLLVVIIFYGTLISVYVIPNTNRLNGLHKIFSVFYTILTPILNPIIYSLRNKEVKDALRRLISFLVVQTQKKSQK